One segment of Thamnophis elegans isolate rThaEle1 chromosome 16, rThaEle1.pri, whole genome shotgun sequence DNA contains the following:
- the DTWD1 gene encoding DTW domain-containing protein 1, whose amino-acid sequence MKRNAECLQNQDILAASLLQETPFDNLCLTSQAILERAQKQGRSKCPRCHGSRMFYCYSCYVPVETVPVEDIPIVKLPLKIDIIKHPNETDGKSTAVHAKLLASEDVTVYTYPCIPDYEEIQNEIALIFPGPNSVSISNIPLSLQAKCKMDTEGFSAVPAPKCAKLEPSHSRIMSEDKLPKSENALKKIIFIDSTWNQTNKIITDERLQGLLQIELKSKKTCFWRHQKGKPETYLSTIEAIYYFLVDYHKEVLKEKYDGQYDNLLFFFSFMYRLIRKAKDSAGKK is encoded by the exons atgaaaagaaatgctgAGTGTTTGCAAAATCAAGATATACTGGCTGCATCCCTGTTACAAGAGACCCCATTTGACAACTTATGTCTGACATCCCAAGCTATTCTTGAGAGAGCCCAAAAACAAGGAAGATCAAAATGCCCCAGATGTCACGGATCAAGGATGTTCTACTGTTATTCATGTTATGTTCCAGTTGAAACTGTTCCTGTTGAAGATATTCCTATTGTGAAG CTTCCCTTGAAGATTGATATAATCAAGCATCCCAATGAAACAGATGGCAAAAGTACAGCTGTACACGCCAAGCTTCTAGCATCTGAAGATGTTACCGTTTATACCTATCCGTGTATTCCTGACTATGAAGAGATCCAGAATGAA ATTGCACTTATTTTTCCTGGACCTAATTCAGTTTCAATAAGCAACATTCCTCTCTCTTTGCAAGCAAAATGTAAGATGGACACTGAGGGCTTCTCAGCAGTACCAGCACCCAAGTGTGCAAAATTGGAGCCAAGCCACAGTAGAATCATGAGTGAAGATAAATTGCCCAAGAGCGAaaatgcactgaaaaaaattatatttatcgACAGTACATGGAATCAGACAAACAAAATAATCACAGATGAGCGGCTTCAag GGTTGCTACAGATTGAGCTGAAATCtaagaaaacctgcttttggcgCCATcagaaaggaaaaccagaaacttACCTCTCTACCATTGAAGCAATTTATTATTTTCTAGTGGACTATCACAAGGAggtcttaaaagaaaaatatgatggaCAATACGacaatttgctttttttcttctcatttatGTACAGGCTGATCAGGAAAGCCAAGGATTCTGCAGGAAAAAAGTGA